tcaaaaaaaaagggataataaATTGCGCATGTTCCAGCCACTCCTGTCACACACTGCAGGTGTCGCGGGGGTCTGCGGTGATGCGGTGACAGGTGTCAAAACATTACCATACAATTTGCATATGGTTGAGTTGTAATGTAGCATACCCGTTAGGGAATAAATTATGGAATGAGCGTTTCTTTTCGAAAAGTTTCGGAGAAGTTGGTACAATACTGGCAGAATCCGCGcgtgaaattaaaacatcGCCATAAATAAAGGTTGAtggaagatgatttttttcccccgtggTGGAATGTCGTCGTAATTTGTGatggtttgaaaatattcGCCGAAAACAATCTCCGAGAAAAAGGGTTTTGGTGTGTATAACCGAAATGCAATGATCAGTACTAATGCGTCATTGACATGTTGGGAGCGGCCTATAGTGTCTTACAAGAACAAACGAGAAAGTTGAGAGCATTTCtggattcttttcaagttgagAGGATTAAAATCTCTCCTCCTTTTTTGACCCTCAGCAAGCCCAACTCAATTCTATACTAACCTTTGTCAATTCATGTATTTGTATATATGTATTATGTTGAGCTCTTTGGGTTTGTTGGTGTGCCGATTTAGATTAAATTCTAACTAGAATCTTGTTGGCAGATGTGAAGGGTGCCCCACATTTAACGCAAGCACCTTGAAAATTCCCAACACTCTCTTCTGGACATCGCAAAACCTCGGTGTGTAGTGCATTTAAACGCTATTACGAAACTTTCAGCATAGAAGGAAGGAGGAAGGAAGGAGATAAGAAGGATAGAAGGAAGGAACACTGTTGTCAGAAAGGATGTTCCATTAGTGATCAGGATCACAAGCGTGTCGTAAAAGCGTTAATGCAGAATCCCAATGCTTCAGACAGAAAGATGCACAGATATTTGAATCTGCCCAAGTCTTTCGTTCAGAGAGGGGACTGCACATGTACAAAGTGCTTAGGAGGCTCCTAATTGTAACGGACGGGGAAATGCTGTGGGAACTATACACCCAGATAGCGACAAAACCTCATTGTCTCATCATGGATGATGTGATCTCGTCAGGGTGGACTTCCGGGCCAAACACATGATCGATGTTCCTGAGGAAGTAAGGAAGTGGAAACATTCAAAGTATATCAAGCAATACATAATTTTTGGCAAGCGATCTGCTCAGGTGACAAACGCAGTGTGCCGTTCGTTACTGTCGGAACTGTGTAAGGGGAGATCTACCTCTAGGAGTGTCTACAGATGCGTCTGCATCCTCTGTAGAAGCATCAAGAGGGCCCTACCATCTTTTGGCCGGAGCTAGCTTCGTACCACAATTTGTATCTAGAGATGCTAGATACACCAGAACTACACTGGGATTTTATGAGGCACGCACTACGGAAGCATCACAAAGAGGTCAAATCTTAGGCAGAATTAGCGAAATAGTGTATTCCAGTACAGAAGAACCTGCAGCCAGATGTTGGACagaaccattttgttttctggtAGATTGAAAAGGATTGGCCTACTAGATTAATTTCTACAGCAGTTCCTCTCCGTGATGCATCTTGATGTGATACACCCTGTACAAGCATGTAGTATTTGGGTTCAATTCTCAAAAGATAGGACTAACTTTCACGCTTCAACTCAAAATATCTGCATCTCTGTATTCTTTTATGATGCAGAAAAGAACCCCTGAAACACTCAAAGGAAAAATGCTGTTCAAATGACCCGTTGGGAATTAAAGTGAAAGGAATATCGGCCTGGAAGGGCACATTAACTTCCCAAAACCAAATAGCAAAAGAGCACTAATTTCGGGGCAGTTTATTCAATTTGCTCACCGTACACATTGTCAAACGCATCACCAAAAGTAATCCGTCATTAAGCCGTCTCAAAAAAACACTGCATGCAATTCCGTTGTTTGCCTTGAGTAAGAGCAGAAAGATTAGCCGCGTTGTGTTTTTCCATAGCAAATGTTTGATACTTCGCGTGCTCCGTCCAGGCAGCAGGGCGCCggaagcagaaggaaaaaattaGTTTTACTTACGTAACAAGGGGTGAAAAGCGTGGGGTAGCAAGGGGAGTGCGGGGGGTTAGGAGCACAATTTAACCATTCGCCAACATCATCACCTACCCGGGGGTGGAGGGCGGTTGATGGGGTCGGGCTTCCCCATATGCCCATGGTGCATAGTGGTGCGGGTTTCCCGCTTGGCGTAGCATTGCAATCTTTCATTGAAGCGCTTTTCGCTCGGTGATTTCCTTTCGATTTCGTGCTCACGAAGCCTGGCGCTTGattgcaccgaaaaaaaaaattgcaacgtTTCATCGGGTGCTGATTATTGTGTGCGTTCCAACGAAACTCCAgggccgttttgtttgtttgttttgctgatgtGAAGCCGAAGACACCGCCGCATGAAGTGCGGTGATTTTGACGATCCTCATGTTTGCCATTGGgcaatgttgctgctgtcgtTGTCGTTTTTAGTAACGGCTTAGTAAGCTGCCATGGGTGACCTTCTCCTTTCGGAAATCGAATCGCAGTGTTCGTCTGTGCGCCCCGGTAATTGTTACACCTTCCAGCGCAAAAGCAGTACCGACGAAACCACCTGCGGCGGGGTGGATGAATTTcgcaaccattttgttttgggtaACTTTATTTgtggacagaaaaaaacaacacaaaactggTTATGATAATTTTTGCTTCATGTTTGATAACGGAGATCATTATGAATTCGTTAAGATGTATGCAAATTCCATCGCCCAAAACACATCGCCTCCCACACAGAACTGTTGGTGGTGCAACTTATATCGCCTTTTCACTAAATTATGatagcaaaaggaaaatttgcaaCCTTAATGGCATatctttgttgtttgttgtgtgtgtgcgtgtgtgtccgAAGACGAACATCGATCGAGGGTCTGACCGACATTGGAATGACAATTGCGACTTGATCGTCATCGCATAAACATTGCACGGGAAGCAACGAAACCCACCCCCCGGTACACacccaacaaacacacgcgaatGGAACACATCGCACGGGGCCCATTTGCAAATTCGATCCGATTGCGGAAACGTTCGCCCTCGTCGCCCAGCGACCGTTGCATTCCGGTGGCCCGTGCTCGTTCGGTTTCAGccgtgtttggtttggtttgttgagCGGCATTTTCGGCTAATCGGCGCACGGTGAAAGTGCTAAAGAAAGTTTGTGCTTTAAGGGTGAACGGTGGCAAAACAAATACGTTGACAATGAAAGGTTCAACTTTGCGTTGAATTATGACCGATAAATTGGGTTGCATTTGCTTGTTACAGCTGCAAATGTCTCAGAAGCTGTGTGAAGCTAGATGATCATCGTCTGTTTGATCATGCCTGTGTGGTGGTAAAACACTTTCCACTGTGCACGTGTCCTCCGTCGTGTATGAGTGAAGCAATACTGCTATTGTTGCACAAAGAACAGTGGCCCGCAACGCATCACAGGGGGGAAATCACTTCAGATGTGAATGGCGCCCACAATCGGGTTACCAAACACCGTGTTGCTGTGTGTAGTCATCGCGCGCTAGCTCACAATGATAGACCGACACCGTCATCTCGGCATCTCGCCATCGATCGGTTCGATCGCATTTGTACGATAAACTACTTATCATGAGCCCTCGAGAACACTGGCAACGCAGAGCGATCGCGCACACTCATGCACTCACAACACGGCACCCCGCTGAACGCACACGTGCGCAAATAGCGCCCCAGCTGTACAGACCGCATACACGCACAGAAGGTAGGGTTTTTTAAATGGCCGGAATACCGTCACGCGCTGAACCTGCtcgcgttgtttgtttttttttgtcccgcaCTGACGTTGCATTACTAATCGTTGCCCCGTCGCCTGGTGAATCGTACACAGTGGTCAAACCCCGGAGCCAGTTGCCGGAAATGGCACTTGTCACTGGTATCAAAAGCGGGCCAGGCCCGTTCAAatgcaccactaccaccgTTTGccgtcggtttttttttttgcgaaccgTGGCCGCGGATCGGCAAAAGATTTCACTGCAGCGCGACGCGACACGATCGGGGGCCGATTGCACACGTCCACAGTGATATCCGGGGGAGGGGTTGGAGCGCGTGTGTCAATGGGAGAGCAGGGAGAAAAGGGTCGTCGTCAGATCGCACAACACTTTAAACTAGGTGCACCAAACAAAGCATTTCACCACATCGAAACGATCGGTACACACACTGCACGATCaattttcgatcgatcgatcgcacAAAACGTCACTAAATCCACGGTAAAACCATTCGCTACGTTGCATTGCAATTTCGTTTAATATTTAAGCAGCTAATTACGGTGTTTGACGATGGCAGGCGGCTGCGGTGTGTCGCGTAATGTGTCTGCTGTCTCCCGCTTCGGCTCGAACGCACGGACGGTTTGTACGCAGGTTGCAAACTGCGGCTCGCGCAACTAATATTTCGACTGGTTGGCGCGGCGTTCCCAGCGAGCCATTTTTACCCCGCAACTGCCAGCGTTTCAACCCACAAACTGAACGGCTCTCGATAAGGTATCATTCCATCCCTTTCGCACATTGCGCTGCTTCTTGTGCCTTCCTGCTCTTCCGAGACTTGGGCTGTTGTGAACAACGAAGCtggatgtggatgtgtgtgcgtgttcaTGGAGTGAAGTGTTCCCCCCAGTCGGACAACCCAGTCGTGCAAGGCAGTCGAATTCGTTTTGTTCTCGTTTTCCGTACCGGGTCTATTTGACGTATGCATAAAGTATCAGGTAGTCAGATGTGTTCGaccttcacgcacacactctcgCACTCACACCGCATCAGAGAGAGTGTTGCTCTTAAAATTAAGATATCTCGTAGAGAGCAACCAGttactttttttatattttggtCCAATACCAGAAATGTCAAGTGTCACTAGTTCCTTGTTTTCGGCTCGTAAAGGAGAAGCGAGAACTTCAAGAGTTTTGTTAAAAGAATGTACTAGAAATTATATTAGGCCCGTAATTAAGTTCTTGCtgtcaaaaaaaataaaaaatgtttgtaatgaCAGTTGGCTGATTTTGACGCATCTGAAACGTCATAATATTAGCTATGAcataaagtaaacaaactgCATCGTCAGATTGGTGATTTCATGGTTGTACAATATACTTATCGAGGAAAGCGAGGAAAGACAAAAATCTCGAAACGTGGATAGCGTCCAAGGAGATCTTTTGGGACAGTATTCATGCTCTGCCCAAAAGATAGGCAAAAGTTGTGGCAAGTGATGACCAATACtttaaatgtgtatttttcaccattatttttaaaacaagcaACCATTTAAAGAAACCAGCGAAAACTTAGTAGCTTATCTAATAATAGATTGAAATCGGCCAGCAAGAAGCTTACTGCGTGTAAAATGgaccaaaaaatcaaaaatgttttcaccaTACGGGCCAAAACGTACTGCTTTAAGAAATGACTTTTGGACGAATAGGTTTAATAAGCTTATTCACATATGAAAGCATAAATGACCcaaataatatcaaaatgtaGTTAACGTAGTGCTGTTTAAACAATCTTGACGTGAATTACATAAAGTTAATTACATAAAGTGAGGTCAAGTCcgcaatttttttaaagttcacTCCCTCTAGTATCCTTGGAATGGTTTGTGGAGACCAACGAAGGCTTTAATCTGCAAGAGTCCCACAATACCCTTAGGATATTCCGTAGTAAGCCATCTAATGGCTTACTATGAAAGGTTCCTCCTACGACAGTACGGTACAATTGTTAAACGGTAGAATATCTGATTTCGGAGCTCCCAAAGACAATAGTTGTTATCAGTCATCATTAGCCATGAAGGTGCATTTTATTGAGTACTCAGTTAGTCTAAAGGCTTCCCCTCAACACGCACGACAAGTGTAGGATAATGTTGGTATTTTGCAGTATCGTTCCAATAGGCATTTAGTTTTGCTAAATTTGTCCATCGATCGTGAGTTTTCCAAAAGTTAGGTTCCTAGTAAGTAGAGTATAATTTGCAAATTGTAaattgggttttgtttttcaaagattttttttttcgttcacttgAGCTCAACAATTTCGTAATCTCGGGTCGCAATCCAAGTGCACTGTCCAATGGGTGAGTGTTCGAATGACGGTTCCAATTCGCTCGCTTCCAATTAATGTGTATAACCGAATTACCATATTGTTGTGAGACTCCTAAACACTAATCGAGGTagggtggtgtgtgttttgtatgttttaaatGCATCTTGCTTTGCATTGTTTAGTTTACATCATTTGCTAATGGTTATCTAGGACATTTACGCTACACATTCACGTCCAACGCTATGCTGTTTCGCTCTGCTTTTGATCTTTCCAGGTTCCGCGGTGAGCCACCAAAGTTCCTCGCGGCATGTTTTCAGCCAATTGAAAGGCGACTGCACTGTGTAATCTTTCTATCATTTTATTTGCTGCAAAGCGTTACGCTCGATCGTGCAGTTGCGTTGGATTATTTTCTAATGCTCGGTGCAGGGATCGAACGGTTGGTTCCTTGTGAAAGGAATGGGCCAGGTTCTTGTGGGTGCTGGTTCTTAGCTAGCTTAACATACGGTTTGGTTTGACAATAAATAACGTGACAGTATTAGCTATGGTGCGGCTGCAATGCTTAGAATTTGATTCCACCCTGGACCTGCGCCATCAGCGTGGCAGATGCTTGCAGCTTCTTCGTTTCTTCCGGAGTGAGAATTTGTTTCACCACGTGGCTAACTCCATTCCGGCCCAGAACGCATGGCAGCGAAAGGTAGACTTCGTCAGTGACGCCGTGTTCGCCCTGCGCGTATGAAACATGTTACGATTAAACACCTTCCGATGGTCCCAACCAACTCCGAAACTTACCTTTACCAGCGTGGAAACCGCATGGACATTGTACGTGTTGCGCAGAATGGCAGATGCCAGCGAGGCCACACTCAAACCGATAGCCCACGAGGTGTAACCCTTCAGACGAATGACTTCGTAGGCGCTGTTCACCACTTCGTGATGCAGTTCACCCCACTTTTCCGTATCCGCATCGGTGCCGATCGTTGGGTTAATTTCGGCCAACCGTACACCGGCCACATTGACGCCGGACCACACCGGTACGCTACTGTCACCGTGCTCGCCGATAATCCAACCGTGGCAGGAGGTGGGAGCAACGCCCAACTTCTGCGACATCAGGAAGCGGAAACGGGACGAGTCGAGGTTGGTACCCGATCCGATGACACGGTTCTTCGGCAGACCGCTCAATTTCCACGCGACGTATGTGAGGATATCGACCGGGTTCGACACAACCAGCAAGATGCAGTCCGGGCTTTGGGCGACCAGCTTGGGGATGATGCCCTTCAGGATGTCGGTGTTACGCTGGACAAGATCGAGCCGACTTTCTCCCTCCTTCTGGCGCACGCCAGCCGTAATTATGATCAAACGTGATCCAGCTGATACAGAGAAATCTGCAATGGGAGGTTTTAAATggggtgagttttttttgtttacaaatgttTCACTAACAAACATTGTGGTAACGAGACGATTCGTGAAGACCACCGGTAACGGTGCGAGTTGAAATTCGAAAAATTTCACTAGCGCCATCTAGGTGTGAGAGTTCATACTAGGAGTGCGCTTCTGTGGTGAGTATAGTGCGAGAGCCAATTGAAATCAACTCATCTCACTTCAGCTCAGATTCATCTCACTGTGACGTTCAtctcatttattatttttggcgCAAAGAGAGTTGTGATTCCTCAAAGAAACGTTGTATTAGGGTGTTCCTATTTTGTAGTTAAGAGTAAAAGTAtgtgaataaatatttgactAGAATGATATTAACATGAACTTtgtaaataactttttaaaataaatgtttactgCAATGGAAGTATATTTTGGAGAATACAATTCTAAACAGATTGTAATGGGATTTAAGCAACAAGCAGTTGTTGTTATTACTGATAATAGTCTAATATAATAATATCTTTACACTAACGAATCATTTGATAACGAACAATCGGCAGCTTTCACGATCTTGCTGGTGCTTTAAAAATCATTCTAATGATGTGTCCAGTTCAACATGGACTTTGTTATTTGTTCTACTGTTTGCGTACGTTAATGCGAGCTAAAAGCGACCATTAAAACGATTAATgaaagtgttttgttgttaaactGATAGACCCAATCGGGTTGACGATTTGCAAGCGGAAGAGCAATAACGAAGAAATATTACACACAGATAAGAGACACTTTTAACTTCGAGTGCGAATGTTCGAACGCAGGGCAACCCACAGTGGCGCATGATAACGACAAAAGGGTTGTGGGTTTTGGGAACGCTAAAATGAGCCGAATCGTTTGGCGAACGTTATCTTCGGTTCCGCTCAATTTACGAGCGATCATCCAGCACTACTTTGCAATAAGAACTTTATAAATGGACAGCGAGAAAAATGGCTACCTCTCGCTAGTTCTTCATGCCATGCCGGTGATTTAAAGATGGCAAAAGCGTCTtcatttaacctttttttttaaatagttctGATTGTGTGCACTATTCTTCGTAATCAAGCAGTATGGCTGGTGAGTTTGATGaagctttaattaaattaagcacACCCTCCAGTTCGCGCCCTCTTCCAGCTCTCTAGGTACAAGCTGAAATGAAGCGCAACTTTATCGCCCCGTTGTCCGGAGGGCATTGCACTTACTTTCTCTCCAGTTGCATCGCAAAGCTTCTGCACCGTCTGGCCTGAATTCTACCGAAACCGTCCACCCTTTCGGCAGACGCATCGCAATTGCTACACCCTGCACACCTCGGAATAATAAAGTGAAGCTTCAACGGTGGCCAAAGTTCATTGGGAGGTCAACGCTGAAGTCGGTGTTTTGTGTATCGAACGTTGGGGCATGCGCTTTCGGTGCGTTTCACCCACCGATGAGCACGATGTGGAGcatcttttatttttggatGGTGCAATTTCTTTTATACCACCATCCCGTCGTGCATTAATATTGCCAGCGGGTTAATAAGTTCCGAAGCCGTCACGCGTGCCTTAATGGCGGAtggatttgtttgttctgtttgctacATAAAATGCCACAGTTTCCAACGCAACTTTCGCTTTCATTGGTGGGACTTCCCCCGAGCACAAATGTACAAGCAGAATTAAATATAGGGCAACAAGGTTGGTCCGCGCGGGAAAGAGCGCAACCGAACAACCATTTGCCGAATGCTCTCGTGCTCTCATTTATCTAACTGTCGCTCGGCGGTCGCTGCCTCAATTGGCCAGCATGGAGAAGATAGCAATGCCCGAATGATAGTAAAAGTGTTCTTCAAATGTCATTCAGCCAGTCTGGAATGATCCACCGTGGCACGGGTGCGCGGTTCCGTTCACACTTACCGGTTCCGGCGTTGATGTGGGCATTCTTCATGAATGCCGAACCGTGCTGCAGATCCAACATCTCACCCTGCAGCTTGTCCGCGTTGACATCGATGAGGGCCACCTCGCTGGACACATTCTGTCGGAAAGATGCAATCGGAAGGGCGAAACGTTTGTGGTTGACAATCGTGTACTCTGGTCGCGAATTCGACCGCCGCACTTGAACTTGCCCCTTCCGGGGGCGGGCGGGAAACCTACCTGGGTCAGAATGCTGAATGCACAGGCCATGCCGACCTGACCGATCCCGACCACGGTGACCTTGTTGCCGGACGAGGTCATCGGTTCGGCAATCTGGGTGAGCAGCTTCGCTTTCACTTCAGACATTGCGGGAAGGATTTAGTGGGAAGATCTTCCGCCCTGCCGGAAAGAGGCACAGATATACACaccggtgaaaaaaaaaaaaatggtagaaCAGATTGCGATAAGCGGTCGGTAAGCACTGGTAACTCACTTTGAACAAGTAGGTGTAAATGAACGGTTAGCTATCGTCTGTAACCGCCGGAATGTCTCACCcgggtgaaaaagaaaaaaagcaaccgcaCGAGTTGGTCTCGAGTCGCGTGTGTGCACTGTGGTGCGGCCAGCGATGGAATATTTGTACTGACCTCGGTACGATCCGCCGATATCCGAAACTGTCGAGAGTGCGTCGTCTCGGCGCGTTTTTGAAGGTGACCTTTTGCGTATCGGTGGGATTCTCCGCTTCCCCTGCCGCAATGTGTCCCAATCGCTCTCGGGCGGAAGATACGAAAACGAGTGTGGACAAGCGAACCGATGGAgggtttgcttccttttcacGCACAGCGTACGGATGTACGGGCGCACACGCGGC
This Anopheles marshallii chromosome 3, idAnoMarsDA_429_01, whole genome shotgun sequence DNA region includes the following protein-coding sequences:
- the LOC128716161 gene encoding L-lactate dehydrogenase, yielding MSEVKAKLLTQIAEPMTSSGNKVTVVGIGQVGMACAFSILTQNVSSEVALIDVNADKLQGEMLDLQHGSAFMKNAHINAGTDFSVSAGSRLIIITAGVRQKEGESRLDLVQRNTDILKGIIPKLVAQSPDCILLVVSNPVDILTYVAWKLSGLPKNRVIGSGTNLDSSRFRFLMSQKLGVAPTSCHGWIIGEHGDSSVPVWSGVNVAGVRLAEINPTIGTDADTEKWGELHHEVVNSAYEVIRLKGYTSWAIGLSVASLASAILRNTYNVHAVSTLVKGEHGVTDEVYLSLPCVLGRNGVSHVVKQILTPEETKKLQASATLMAQVQGGIKF